A stretch of the Amycolatopsis sp. BJA-103 genome encodes the following:
- the fahA gene encoding fumarylacetoacetase, producing MTTIDIPADSLFGIGNLPYGVFSVDGDSPRVGVRVGDSVLDLAAALGDDVFAAPTLNPFMAQGYDRWVAVRERIRELITGEIPDGAVHPVARVTLHLPIEVADYVDFYASEHHASNVGRLFRPDAEPLLPNWKHLPVGYHGRSGTVLVSGTDVVRPSGQRKTPADVAPVFGPSTRLDIEAEMGFVVGTGTPLNTPISPDSFSRHVFGAVLLNDWSARDIQAWEYVPLGPHLGKSFATSISPWVVPILALEAARIPLPGQTDPLPLPYLQERKPWGLDIDLVIEWNGEEVSRPPFREMYWSPAQMLAHLTVNGASSRTGDLYGSGTISGPEKHQRGAFLELSWGGKEPLTVKGEERTFLLDGDEVVITGTAPGADGARIGFGEVRGRVLPAK from the coding sequence ATGACCACGATCGACATCCCCGCGGATTCCCTGTTCGGGATCGGCAACCTGCCCTACGGCGTGTTCTCCGTCGACGGCGATTCCCCCCGCGTCGGCGTACGAGTCGGCGACTCGGTCCTCGACCTGGCCGCGGCGCTCGGTGACGACGTCTTCGCCGCGCCGACGCTGAACCCGTTCATGGCACAGGGATACGACCGCTGGGTGGCCGTCCGGGAGCGGATCCGCGAGCTGATCACCGGCGAGATCCCCGACGGCGCGGTCCATCCCGTCGCGCGGGTGACCCTGCACCTGCCGATCGAGGTCGCGGACTACGTCGACTTCTACGCCTCCGAACACCACGCTTCGAACGTCGGCAGGCTGTTCCGCCCCGACGCGGAACCGTTGCTGCCCAACTGGAAGCACCTCCCGGTCGGCTACCACGGACGCTCCGGCACGGTCCTGGTCTCCGGCACGGACGTCGTGCGCCCGAGCGGCCAGCGCAAGACCCCGGCCGACGTCGCGCCGGTGTTCGGGCCGAGCACGCGGCTGGACATCGAAGCGGAGATGGGTTTCGTCGTCGGCACCGGAACCCCGCTGAACACCCCGATCTCCCCGGATTCCTTCTCCCGCCACGTTTTCGGCGCGGTCCTGCTCAACGACTGGTCTGCCCGCGACATCCAGGCGTGGGAATACGTCCCGCTGGGCCCGCACCTCGGCAAGAGCTTCGCGACCTCGATCTCCCCTTGGGTGGTCCCGATCCTGGCGCTGGAGGCCGCGCGGATCCCGCTGCCGGGCCAGACGGATCCCTTGCCGCTGCCCTATTTGCAGGAGCGGAAACCGTGGGGCCTCGACATCGACCTGGTCATCGAATGGAACGGCGAGGAGGTCAGCCGTCCGCCCTTCCGCGAGATGTACTGGTCGCCCGCCCAGATGCTCGCGCACCTGACGGTCAACGGCGCTTCGTCGCGCACTGGAGACCTCTACGGATCCGGGACGATCTCCGGACCGGAGAAGCACCAGCGCGGCGCTTTCCTCGAATTGTCTTGGGGCGGAAAGGAACCGCTCACGGTCAAGGGGGAGGAGCGCACGTTCCTGCTCGACGGTGACGAGGTCGTGATCACCGGGACCGCACCCGGCGCGGACGGCGCGCGGATCGGGTTCGGCGAGGTGCGGGGCCGCGTGCTGCCCGCGAAGTGA
- a CDS encoding oxidoreductase: protein MTTTVGHAHPALAPITLGGLALRNRYAVAPMTRVSARPDGTPTGEMADYYAEFARGGFGLVFSEGTYPDTAASQGYLNQPGLASDEHVAGWRVVTAGVRAAGGRMIAQLMHAGALSQGNPHQDHTVGPSAVQPLREMMPAYGGSGPWPVPRELTVAEIDDLVEGFAAAAVRARLAGFDGVEVHAANGYLLDQFLTDYTNQRTDEYGGPVAHRIRLTARVVTAVAEAVPDLLTGVRLSQTKVNDFTYRWPGGREDAEVIFAAVAEAGANFLHIASEGRNWLETAKLPDGGTITALARRVTGLPVIANGGMHDLEQAREVLAGGHADLLSLGHGALANPDLPARVAAAEPLEEFDRAMVSPTVTVANSRRWRESRQA from the coding sequence ATGACCACCACCGTCGGCCACGCCCACCCCGCGCTGGCCCCGATCACTCTCGGCGGTCTCGCGCTGCGCAACCGCTACGCCGTCGCCCCGATGACCCGCGTCTCGGCGCGGCCCGACGGCACCCCGACCGGCGAAATGGCCGACTACTACGCCGAGTTCGCCCGCGGCGGGTTCGGCCTGGTGTTCAGCGAGGGCACCTACCCCGACACGGCGGCCAGCCAGGGCTATCTCAACCAGCCTGGTCTCGCGAGTGACGAGCACGTCGCGGGCTGGCGCGTCGTCACCGCCGGAGTGCGCGCGGCGGGCGGGCGGATGATCGCCCAGCTCATGCACGCCGGGGCGCTCTCCCAGGGAAATCCGCACCAGGACCACACCGTCGGCCCGTCGGCCGTCCAGCCGCTCCGGGAGATGATGCCCGCGTACGGCGGTTCCGGGCCGTGGCCGGTACCCCGGGAGCTGACCGTCGCCGAGATCGACGACCTCGTCGAGGGGTTCGCCGCCGCGGCCGTGCGTGCCCGCCTGGCCGGGTTCGACGGCGTCGAGGTGCACGCCGCCAACGGTTATCTGCTGGACCAGTTCCTCACCGACTACACCAATCAGCGCACCGACGAGTACGGCGGCCCGGTCGCGCATCGGATCCGGCTGACCGCTCGCGTCGTGACCGCCGTCGCCGAAGCCGTGCCCGATCTGCTGACCGGGGTGCGGCTGTCCCAGACGAAGGTCAACGACTTCACCTATCGCTGGCCAGGCGGCCGCGAAGACGCCGAGGTGATCTTCGCCGCTGTCGCCGAGGCGGGCGCGAACTTCCTCCACATCGCCAGCGAGGGCCGGAACTGGCTGGAGACGGCGAAGCTGCCCGACGGCGGCACCATCACCGCCCTCGCCCGGCGGGTCACCGGTCTGCCGGTGATCGCCAACGGCGGGATGCACGACCTCGAGCAGGCACGCGAGGTGCTGGCCGGCGGGCACGCAGACCTGCTCTCACTCGGGCACGGCGCGCTCGCCAACCCCGATCTGCCCGCCCGTGTCGCCGCGGCGGAACCGCTGGAAGAATTCGACCGGGCGATGGTCTCCCCGACCGTCACGGTGGCGAACTCGCGCCGCTGGCGGGAGAGTCGGCAAGCGTGA
- a CDS encoding DUF1989 domain-containing protein, translating to MSRTEVPPGTAKAVRVTAGDLVRVIDVDGGQVGDVFAFTGSGNEHHSAAHTRAANDRLFPAVGEPFVTDRRRPILTLVEDTSPGEHDMLIPACDPARYAALGAPGHRSCATNLLEALQETGLGFTGPTPQPINVFMRIPVGEAGRLSWLTASSRPGDAVTLRAEMDCVVVVSACPQDLVRISDAGLSPLAIEIVHNGGNPS from the coding sequence ATGAGCAGAACGGAAGTGCCCCCGGGGACCGCCAAGGCCGTCCGGGTGACCGCGGGAGACCTGGTGCGGGTGATCGACGTCGACGGAGGCCAGGTCGGCGACGTGTTCGCGTTCACCGGCAGCGGGAACGAGCACCACAGCGCGGCGCACACCCGCGCCGCGAACGACAGGCTGTTCCCCGCCGTCGGCGAGCCCTTCGTGACCGACCGGCGCCGCCCGATCCTGACCCTGGTCGAGGACACCTCCCCCGGTGAGCACGACATGCTCATCCCGGCCTGCGACCCGGCCCGCTACGCCGCGCTGGGAGCCCCCGGTCACCGGTCCTGCGCGACGAACCTGCTCGAAGCGCTGCAGGAAACCGGCCTGGGCTTCACCGGTCCGACTCCTCAGCCGATCAACGTCTTCATGCGCATCCCGGTCGGCGAGGCAGGACGGCTCAGCTGGCTGACCGCCTCTTCGCGGCCAGGCGACGCGGTGACCCTGCGGGCCGAAATGGACTGCGTCGTCGTGGTCTCCGCCTGCCCGCAGGATCTCGTGCGAATCAGCGACGCCGGACTTTCCCCGCTCGCCATCGAAATCGTCCACAATGGAGGAAACCCGTCATGA
- a CDS encoding MarR family winged helix-turn-helix transcriptional regulator, protein MEDVDAAGRDFWSFVALANRRLAQEYGFRHQLATEVLLTLNRASDLVTYDLEAAVHRPRGRSWSAFRLLFVVWLAGPLEPTSAARLTGMSRAAVSNLVKTLVAEGMLHRAPDERDGRSVQLSLTEAGQEEMVSVFREHNEREFGWTNALTETEQRILVMLLGKLITSREEFGARSRN, encoded by the coding sequence ATGGAAGACGTGGACGCGGCCGGGCGGGACTTCTGGTCGTTCGTGGCACTGGCGAACCGGCGGCTCGCGCAGGAGTACGGCTTCCGGCATCAGCTGGCGACCGAGGTGCTGCTGACCCTCAACCGTGCCTCGGACCTGGTGACCTACGACCTCGAAGCCGCGGTGCACCGGCCGCGTGGCCGGTCCTGGTCGGCGTTCCGGCTGCTGTTCGTGGTCTGGCTCGCCGGGCCGCTCGAACCGACGAGCGCCGCCCGGCTGACCGGGATGAGCCGGGCGGCGGTGTCGAACCTGGTCAAGACACTGGTCGCGGAGGGGATGCTCCACCGGGCCCCCGACGAGCGGGACGGCCGTTCGGTGCAGCTGTCGCTGACCGAGGCCGGGCAAGAGGAGATGGTCTCGGTCTTCCGCGAGCACAACGAGCGCGAGTTCGGCTGGACGAACGCGCTGACCGAGACCGAACAGCGCATCCTCGTGATGCTGCTGGGGAAACTGATCACGAGCCGCGAGGAGTTCGGCGCCCGGAGCCGCAACTAG
- a CDS encoding ANTAR domain-containing protein translates to MDGRRRERLWRLVIDHGADRAPDTGWVGVVCAVAVEELDVDGAAVSLRLRDHDQELVAANGPWATSLEELQYTVGEGPGVEAFTVGDPVLVDELAVDEQRWPGFADGAAASGVGAAFAFPLGVGALRLGTLDLYRREPGTLSREGLGDALALATIATTALLTDSNGGEAAHARWARPDVAGHYDDVNVATGMLATELRISLEDALVRLRAHAFSHRIPVTEVARAVLNRQLRLESPQE, encoded by the coding sequence GTGGACGGTCGGCGCCGGGAGCGGTTGTGGCGGCTCGTCATCGACCACGGGGCGGATCGCGCTCCGGACACCGGATGGGTCGGCGTGGTCTGCGCGGTCGCCGTCGAGGAGCTCGACGTCGACGGGGCGGCGGTCTCCCTGCGATTGCGGGATCACGACCAAGAGCTGGTCGCCGCGAACGGACCTTGGGCCACGTCTCTGGAGGAGTTGCAGTACACGGTCGGCGAAGGCCCCGGGGTCGAAGCCTTCACCGTCGGCGATCCCGTACTGGTCGACGAACTAGCCGTCGACGAGCAGCGCTGGCCCGGATTCGCCGACGGCGCCGCGGCGAGTGGGGTCGGCGCGGCGTTCGCCTTCCCGCTGGGGGTCGGCGCGCTCCGGCTCGGCACCCTGGATCTCTACCGCCGCGAACCCGGGACGCTGAGCCGGGAGGGCTTGGGCGACGCGCTCGCGCTGGCCACCATCGCCACCACCGCGCTGCTGACCGACAGCAACGGCGGGGAAGCCGCGCACGCGCGCTGGGCGCGGCCCGACGTCGCGGGTCACTACGACGACGTGAACGTCGCGACCGGAATGCTGGCCACCGAGCTCCGGATCAGCCTCGAAGACGCCTTGGTTCGGTTGCGTGCCCACGCCTTCAGCCACCGGATTCCGGTGACCGAAGTCGCGCGAGCGGTGCTCAACCGGCAGTTGCGCCTCGAGTCGCCCCAGGAGTGA
- a CDS encoding polysaccharide deacetylase family protein — protein MTEPSWHGGAAAVATLTFDVDAESPILARGRGYADHLSTMSHQAYGPRVGVPRILGLLDELAVPATFFVPGWVAEQRPGLAAEIVERGHEVAHHSYSHRPPTTMTAAEQRADFERGMAVFASQGIEISGHRAAGWESTWDTPGLVAEHGLSYDSSLMADDRPYLIETGAGRIAELPVHWSLDDWEQYAFLPAPQIGSVITSPVRVLEMWRAELDAMRRYRCLFNLCLHPFLSGRPGRLAAVRELVEFGLGLGDVRFARCRDVAAAALADPALPSEPLRRLEVDPAVYPD, from the coding sequence GTGACGGAACCAAGCTGGCACGGCGGCGCGGCCGCGGTGGCGACCCTGACCTTCGACGTGGACGCGGAATCCCCGATCCTCGCGCGAGGGCGGGGCTACGCGGATCACCTGTCGACCATGTCCCATCAGGCGTACGGGCCCCGGGTCGGGGTGCCGCGCATCCTCGGCCTGCTCGACGAACTGGCCGTACCGGCGACGTTCTTCGTCCCGGGCTGGGTCGCCGAACAGCGGCCCGGCCTGGCCGCCGAGATCGTCGAGCGGGGGCACGAGGTGGCGCACCACTCCTACAGCCACCGGCCGCCGACGACGATGACCGCCGCCGAGCAGCGAGCCGATTTCGAGCGGGGCATGGCGGTCTTCGCGAGCCAGGGCATCGAGATCAGCGGGCACCGGGCGGCGGGCTGGGAGTCCACTTGGGACACTCCAGGGCTGGTGGCCGAGCACGGGCTGAGCTACGACTCGTCGCTGATGGCCGACGACCGGCCCTACCTGATCGAAACCGGCGCGGGCCGGATCGCCGAGCTTCCCGTGCACTGGTCACTCGACGACTGGGAGCAGTACGCGTTCCTTCCCGCGCCTCAGATCGGATCGGTGATCACCTCTCCGGTGCGGGTGCTGGAGATGTGGCGCGCGGAACTGGACGCGATGCGCCGCTACCGCTGCCTGTTCAACCTGTGCCTGCACCCGTTCCTGTCGGGCAGGCCGGGACGGCTGGCCGCCGTGCGCGAGCTCGTCGAGTTCGGGCTCGGCCTCGGTGACGTCCGGTTCGCCCGGTGCCGGGACGTGGCGGCCGCGGCGCTCGCCGACCCGGCCTTGCCTTCGGAACCCTTGCGGCGCCTCGAAGTCGATCCTGCGGTCTATCCGGACTGA
- a CDS encoding DUF6292 family protein, whose amino-acid sequence METNFGEAALQGLQRYVRLVNEELGLQGEAFYTQAEPTASAYIALERRLPDRPDRDVALLWTERHGWALTIETHAGEELVVAGYLTAEPLPAPRVVAEFAQGLLSGERSPRPEPPPLFDGGADLAHRLAAYPKPAFPRGG is encoded by the coding sequence ATGGAAACGAACTTCGGAGAAGCGGCCCTGCAGGGCCTCCAGCGGTATGTGCGCCTGGTGAACGAGGAGCTGGGCCTGCAAGGCGAAGCGTTCTACACGCAGGCCGAACCGACGGCGAGCGCGTACATCGCCTTGGAACGGCGGCTTCCCGACCGGCCGGACCGCGATGTGGCGCTGCTCTGGACGGAACGACACGGATGGGCATTGACCATCGAGACGCACGCCGGCGAGGAGCTCGTCGTCGCCGGTTACCTCACCGCCGAGCCACTCCCCGCTCCCCGGGTCGTGGCCGAGTTCGCCCAGGGGCTGCTCTCGGGCGAACGCTCGCCGCGCCCCGAGCCGCCGCCCCTGTTCGACGGCGGGGCGGATCTGGCGCACCGGCTGGCGGCCTACCCGAAGCCCGCCTTTCCTCGGGGTGGGTGA